The Leifsonia sp. 1010 genome has a segment encoding these proteins:
- a CDS encoding extracellular solute-binding protein — MKKSLRWGAAVATAAVATMTLASCGFSGGSGGSSGGAQTLDLMVASYSDNTKTEWQQIIKDFEAKNSDIKVNLDVESWTDINNVIKTRIQAQKQPDILNIDAFAGFAADDLLYPAKDIVSSATLDDFQDAFKKNASIDGTQYGLPFIASARALFYNKDDFSKAGISAPPKTWAEFEDAATKLKAAGITPYGMPLGSEEAQAETAIWFYGAGGGYGDAKKLTIDSSENVEGATEMQKIITQGYTQANPGSTNRTPLLNVFIQGQLGMQVGLPPTVGQIKDKNPSLQYGIAPIPTKDGSPFTLGVADHLMAFKNKTDKTASIKKFLDYFYSKDVYTKWVTAEGFLPTTKSGADAMGSDETIKPFLDLLPNAKFYPSTNPNWSAAQGAIQSQIGQLGQGAKPEDLLKSIQAKADGQ, encoded by the coding sequence ATGAAGAAGTCACTGCGGTGGGGAGCGGCGGTCGCAACCGCGGCGGTCGCCACCATGACGCTCGCCTCCTGCGGCTTCAGCGGCGGGTCCGGAGGCTCGTCCGGCGGCGCGCAGACGCTCGACCTGATGGTCGCCAGCTACTCGGACAACACCAAGACCGAGTGGCAGCAGATCATCAAGGACTTCGAGGCCAAGAACAGCGACATCAAGGTCAACCTCGACGTCGAATCCTGGACCGACATCAACAACGTCATCAAGACGCGCATCCAGGCGCAGAAGCAGCCCGACATCCTGAACATCGACGCGTTCGCCGGCTTCGCGGCCGACGACCTGCTCTACCCGGCCAAGGACATCGTCTCCTCCGCCACGCTCGACGACTTCCAGGACGCCTTCAAGAAGAACGCGAGCATCGACGGAACGCAGTACGGTCTCCCGTTCATCGCCTCCGCCCGCGCGCTGTTCTACAACAAGGACGACTTCTCCAAGGCCGGCATCTCGGCCCCGCCGAAGACCTGGGCCGAATTCGAGGATGCCGCCACCAAGCTGAAGGCCGCCGGCATCACGCCGTACGGCATGCCGCTCGGCAGCGAGGAGGCACAGGCGGAGACCGCCATCTGGTTCTACGGAGCGGGCGGCGGATACGGCGACGCCAAGAAGCTGACCATCGACAGCTCGGAGAACGTCGAAGGCGCCACCGAGATGCAGAAGATCATCACGCAGGGCTACACGCAGGCGAACCCCGGTTCGACCAACCGCACCCCGCTGCTGAACGTCTTCATCCAGGGCCAGCTCGGCATGCAGGTCGGCCTGCCGCCGACAGTCGGGCAGATCAAGGACAAGAACCCGTCGCTCCAGTACGGCATCGCGCCGATCCCCACCAAGGACGGCTCGCCGTTCACCCTGGGCGTCGCTGACCACCTGATGGCGTTCAAGAACAAGACGGACAAGACGGCGTCGATCAAGAAGTTCCTCGACTACTTCTACTCGAAGGACGTCTACACGAAGTGGGTCACGGCCGAAGGCTTCCTGCCGACGACCAAGTCCGGCGCCGACGCGATGGGCTCCGACGAGACCATCAAGCCGTTCCTCGACCTCCTGCCGAACGCCAAGTTCTACCCGTCCACGAACCCGAACTGGTCGGCCGCGCAGGGCGCGATCCAGAGCCAGATCGGTCAGCTCGGTCAGGGCGCGAAGCCCGAAGACCTGCTGAAGTCCATCCAGGCGAAGGCCGACGGCCAGTAA
- a CDS encoding bifunctional methylenetetrahydrofolate dehydrogenase/methenyltetrahydrofolate cyclohydrolase, with translation MTAQILDGKATAAAIKAELKERVSALREKGIVPGLGTILVGDDPGSQWYVAGKHRDCAEVGIASIRRDLPADISQTELEAVVEELNNDPDCTGFIVQLPLPGHLDTDAILELVDPAKDADGLHPTNLGRLVLNVNRPITSPLPCTPRGVIELMLRHGIDIRGKDVVVVGRGVTVGRSIGALLTRREYNATVTLTHTGTHDLDAHLRRADIIVAAAGVAGLVTAANVKPGAIVLDVGVSRVEDPVTGKSVVAGDVAPDVAEVASWVSPNPGGVGPMTRALLLQNVVESAERELQ, from the coding sequence GTGACCGCACAGATTCTCGACGGGAAGGCGACCGCCGCTGCGATCAAGGCGGAGCTGAAGGAGCGCGTCAGCGCGCTGCGTGAGAAGGGCATCGTCCCGGGGCTCGGCACCATCCTCGTCGGCGACGACCCGGGCTCGCAGTGGTACGTCGCCGGAAAGCACCGCGACTGCGCCGAGGTCGGCATCGCCTCCATCCGCCGCGACCTGCCCGCCGACATCTCGCAGACCGAGCTCGAGGCCGTGGTCGAGGAGCTCAACAACGACCCCGACTGCACCGGCTTCATCGTGCAGCTGCCGCTGCCGGGTCACCTCGACACCGACGCCATCCTCGAACTCGTCGATCCGGCGAAGGATGCGGACGGCCTCCACCCGACGAATCTCGGCCGCCTGGTGCTCAATGTGAACCGGCCGATCACCTCGCCTCTGCCGTGCACGCCGCGCGGTGTGATCGAGCTGATGCTGCGGCACGGCATCGACATCCGCGGCAAGGATGTCGTGGTCGTCGGCCGCGGCGTCACCGTGGGGCGGTCGATCGGCGCACTGCTGACCCGCCGCGAGTACAACGCGACCGTCACCCTCACCCACACCGGCACCCACGACCTCGACGCGCACCTCCGCCGTGCCGACATCATCGTGGCCGCCGCCGGCGTCGCCGGGCTGGTCACCGCCGCGAACGTCAAGCCCGGTGCGATCGTCCTCGACGTCGGCGTGAGCCGCGTGGAGGACCCGGTGACCGGCAAGAGCGTCGTCGCGGGCGACGTGGCGCCGGATGTGGCCGAGGTCGCCTCCTGGGTCTCCCCGAACCCCGGTGGGGTCGGCCCGATGACGCGCGCGCTGCTGCTGCAGAACGTCGTCGAGTCGGCGGAGCGGGAGCTGCAGTGA
- a CDS encoding MBL fold metallo-hydrolase produces the protein MSGQGVNDPVVVWLDADTVQVRQPKTSHWEAPFLYLLFGRERALLIDTGATSDEAVFPLRATVEGLIADWLRRNPAVFVRPYPLVVAHSHAHGDHIAGDALLRDRPGTTVVGTSPAEVIGFFGFPTWPDATVTYDLGRRVIDVIGGPGHEPSAVVFFDRQTGILFTGDTVLPARLYVRDLGQYRATIERLIRFRDDPPAPVRELRGAHIEMSTEPGVDYPAGTVDQPDEAPLPLRPRILDRVLAALGELRGTPGERVVAKRFIVVVDR, from the coding sequence GTGAGTGGACAGGGAGTGAACGATCCGGTCGTCGTGTGGCTCGACGCGGACACCGTCCAGGTGCGGCAGCCCAAGACGTCGCACTGGGAGGCGCCCTTCCTCTACCTGCTGTTCGGGCGGGAGCGGGCGCTCCTGATCGACACCGGCGCGACGTCCGATGAGGCGGTGTTCCCGCTGCGGGCGACGGTCGAAGGCCTGATCGCCGACTGGCTGCGGCGCAACCCGGCGGTGTTCGTGCGCCCGTATCCCCTGGTCGTCGCGCACTCGCACGCGCACGGCGACCACATCGCCGGCGACGCGCTGCTACGGGATCGGCCGGGCACGACGGTCGTCGGCACCAGCCCGGCCGAGGTGATCGGCTTCTTCGGGTTCCCGACCTGGCCGGACGCGACGGTCACGTACGACCTGGGCCGCCGCGTGATCGACGTCATCGGCGGACCCGGCCACGAGCCGTCGGCCGTCGTGTTCTTCGACCGGCAGACGGGCATCCTCTTCACCGGCGACACCGTCCTCCCCGCGCGGCTGTACGTGCGCGACCTCGGGCAGTACCGGGCGACGATCGAGCGGCTGATCCGCTTCCGCGACGACCCGCCCGCGCCCGTGCGCGAACTGCGCGGTGCGCACATCGAGATGTCCACGGAGCCCGGCGTGGACTATCCGGCGGGGACGGTGGACCAGCCGGACGAGGCACCGCTGCCGCTGCGCCCGCGCATCCTCGACCGGGTGCTCGCGGCTCTCGGCGAGCTCCGCGGCACCCCCGGCGAGCGCGTCGTCGCCAAGCGCTTCATCGTCGTCGTCGACCGCTGA
- a CDS encoding YbaK/EbsC family protein, whose amino-acid sequence MSDAPRERTHPAVERVEAALLAAGVEPRVRWFESATPTAASAAAELGVEVGAIANSLVFTIDGEPLLVMTSGAHRVDTAFLGERLGGRIRRADAETVKAATGQTIGGVAPVGHPQPLRTVVDVALAGYPEIWAAAGHAHTVFPTTFDELVRLTGGEPGPVEPADVEPTPSAD is encoded by the coding sequence GTGAGCGACGCGCCGCGCGAGCGGACGCATCCCGCGGTCGAGCGCGTCGAGGCGGCGCTGCTCGCGGCGGGGGTCGAGCCTCGGGTCCGCTGGTTCGAATCGGCCACGCCGACAGCCGCGTCCGCCGCCGCGGAACTGGGTGTCGAGGTCGGTGCGATCGCGAACTCGCTCGTCTTCACCATCGACGGCGAACCGCTCCTCGTGATGACCTCCGGCGCCCACCGCGTCGACACCGCGTTCCTCGGCGAGAGGCTCGGCGGCCGCATCCGCCGCGCCGACGCGGAGACCGTCAAAGCGGCGACCGGTCAGACGATCGGCGGCGTCGCACCCGTCGGTCACCCGCAGCCTCTGCGGACCGTGGTGGATGTGGCGCTCGCCGGCTACCCGGAGATCTGGGCGGCCGCGGGCCACGCCCACACCGTCTTCCCCACCACGTTCGACGAGCTGGTGCGCCTCACCGGCGGTGAGCCCGGGCCGGTCGAGCCGGCCGACGTGGAGCCGACTCCGTCCGCAGACTGA
- a CDS encoding sugar ABC transporter permease — MTSTAEATRAGAATGRPRRGASPKPTGGASDLWHAVPWTLPALILIFGVVLFPAGYMIYNSTRKISIAGVDHGSVGLKNYVTVLSRPELPAILLNSLVWVVSVVVITVVISLALAQFLDKNFPGRRWVRMAIIVPWAASVVMTTTVFVYGLDPFYGIINKFLVDIHLLAEPFGFTKEPIPAFISSIGIAVFVSLPFTTYTILAGLAGIPGDMLEAAKMDGAGAFRSYFSVTLPNLRSAIALAALINIINVFNSLPILKLMTGSIPGYKADTTTTYVFKLLQNEQRIDLSSALSVINFLIVLVVVGIYLWVVKPMKEVS; from the coding sequence ATGACCAGCACCGCTGAAGCGACCCGCGCGGGGGCGGCCACCGGCCGTCCCCGCCGCGGGGCGTCCCCCAAGCCCACAGGCGGGGCGTCCGACCTGTGGCACGCCGTGCCGTGGACGCTGCCCGCCCTCATCCTGATCTTCGGCGTCGTGCTGTTCCCCGCCGGCTACATGATCTACAACTCCACCCGGAAGATCTCGATCGCCGGTGTGGACCACGGATCGGTCGGCCTGAAGAACTACGTCACGGTCCTGTCGCGGCCGGAGCTCCCCGCCATCCTGCTCAACTCCCTGGTCTGGGTGGTCTCGGTCGTCGTGATCACCGTCGTGATCTCGCTCGCCCTCGCCCAGTTCCTCGACAAGAACTTCCCCGGCCGGCGCTGGGTGCGGATGGCGATCATCGTCCCGTGGGCGGCCAGCGTCGTCATGACCACGACCGTGTTCGTCTACGGCCTCGACCCCTTCTACGGGATCATCAACAAGTTCCTGGTCGACATCCACTTGCTCGCCGAGCCGTTCGGCTTCACCAAGGAGCCGATCCCCGCGTTCATCTCGTCGATCGGCATCGCGGTGTTCGTCTCGCTGCCGTTCACGACCTACACGATCCTCGCCGGGCTCGCCGGCATCCCCGGCGACATGCTCGAGGCGGCGAAGATGGACGGCGCAGGAGCGTTCCGCTCGTACTTCAGCGTGACCCTCCCGAACCTGCGGAGCGCGATCGCCCTGGCCGCGCTGATCAACATCATCAACGTGTTCAACTCGCTGCCCATCCTGAAGCTGATGACCGGATCCATCCCCGGCTATAAAGCGGACACGACGACCACCTACGTGTTCAAGCTGCTCCAGAACGAGCAGCGCATCGACCTGTCCAGCGCCCTCAGCGTGATCAACTTCCTGATCGTGCTCGTCGTCGTCGGCATCTACCTCTGGGTCGTCAAGCCGATGAAGGAGGTCTCGTGA
- a CDS encoding carbohydrate ABC transporter permease, giving the protein MTAPAPVALAGAPTPRRRRSRSAGSSWRVAGKTIAGIVIALVFIAPYLIMLIGSFKSRNNILAVPPTYLPEQWHPENYLTMWSTPETPLPYNLISTIVISVFATVLVLLVCVPAAYYTARFRFPGRGIFLFLVIVTQMLQPTVLATGLFKEMVALGINDTWLAMILVNAAFNLAFAIWIMHSFFAGVPKEVDEAAQLDGAGKWTVLFRVQLPLVWPGIVTAIIYTFVASWNEFAASLVILSTDANQPLSVALTKFVGQYDAAWQYVFAVSVVAVIPVVILFMLIEKRLVGGLTAGSVK; this is encoded by the coding sequence GTGACCGCGCCAGCCCCCGTCGCGCTCGCCGGAGCGCCGACGCCGCGCCGCCGCCGCTCCCGGTCCGCCGGATCCTCCTGGCGCGTCGCCGGGAAGACCATCGCCGGCATCGTGATCGCCCTGGTCTTCATCGCGCCGTACCTGATCATGCTGATCGGCTCATTCAAGAGTCGGAACAACATCCTCGCGGTCCCGCCGACCTACCTGCCCGAGCAGTGGCATCCCGAGAACTACCTCACGATGTGGTCGACGCCGGAGACACCGCTGCCTTACAACCTCATCTCCACCATCGTGATCTCCGTGTTCGCGACGGTGCTGGTGCTGCTGGTGTGCGTGCCCGCCGCCTACTACACGGCGCGGTTCCGGTTCCCGGGTCGCGGGATCTTCCTGTTCCTCGTCATCGTGACCCAGATGCTCCAGCCGACCGTGCTCGCGACGGGTCTCTTCAAGGAGATGGTCGCGCTCGGGATCAACGACACGTGGCTCGCGATGATCCTCGTCAACGCGGCCTTCAACCTCGCGTTCGCGATCTGGATCATGCACAGCTTCTTCGCGGGCGTGCCGAAGGAGGTCGACGAGGCCGCGCAGCTCGACGGAGCGGGGAAGTGGACCGTGCTGTTCCGCGTCCAGCTTCCGCTCGTCTGGCCGGGCATCGTCACGGCGATCATCTACACCTTCGTCGCGTCGTGGAACGAGTTCGCGGCGAGCCTCGTGATCCTGTCGACGGATGCCAACCAGCCGCTCTCCGTGGCGCTCACCAAGTTCGTCGGCCAGTACGACGCGGCCTGGCAGTACGTGTTCGCGGTGTCGGTCGTCGCCGTCATCCCCGTGGTCATCCTGTTCATGCTCATCGAGAAGCGACTCGTCGGCGGTCTCACCGCGGGCAGCGTGAAGTAG
- the glyA gene encoding serine hydroxymethyltransferase, translated as MTDTLPSTFTAPLAEVDPEIAEVLQLELGRQRDYLEMIASENFVPRAVLEAVGSVLTNKYAEGYPGRRYYGGCEYVDIAEQLAIDRAKALFGAEYANVQPHSGASANAAVLSAIATPGDTILGLELAHGGHLTHGMKLNFSGKLYNAVSYGVDPETFLVDMNVVRDKALEHKPQVIIAGWSAYPRQLDFSAFREIADEVGAKLWVDMAHFAGLVAAGLHPSPVPYADVVSSTVHKTIGGPRSGFIVSRDTELAKKLNSNVFPGQQGGPLMHVIAAKATAFKLAATEEFKDRQERTIRGAKLLAERLTADDSRAAGVDVLTGGTDVHLVLADLRTSELDGQQAEDVLHEVGITVNRNAVPFDPRPPMVTSGLRIGTPALATRGFGDTEFTEVADIIALALRPGADTRALRARVDALTAAFPLYPGLTPSGGEAVQVELPSSI; from the coding sequence ATGACCGATACCCTCCCCTCGACGTTCACCGCTCCGCTGGCGGAAGTCGACCCCGAGATCGCGGAGGTGCTGCAGCTCGAGCTCGGCCGCCAGCGCGACTACCTCGAGATGATCGCCTCCGAGAACTTCGTGCCGCGCGCGGTGCTCGAAGCGGTCGGCTCCGTCCTCACCAACAAGTACGCGGAGGGCTACCCGGGCCGCCGCTACTACGGCGGCTGCGAGTACGTCGACATCGCCGAGCAGCTCGCGATCGACCGGGCGAAGGCCCTCTTCGGCGCCGAGTACGCCAACGTCCAGCCGCACTCCGGTGCCTCCGCGAACGCCGCCGTGCTCTCCGCCATCGCGACGCCCGGCGACACCATCCTGGGCCTGGAGCTCGCCCACGGCGGCCACCTCACCCACGGGATGAAGCTCAACTTCTCCGGCAAGCTCTACAACGCCGTGTCGTACGGCGTCGACCCCGAGACCTTCCTCGTCGACATGAACGTCGTGCGCGACAAGGCGCTCGAGCACAAGCCGCAGGTCATCATCGCCGGCTGGTCGGCCTACCCCCGCCAGCTCGACTTCTCGGCGTTCCGCGAGATCGCCGACGAGGTCGGAGCGAAGCTGTGGGTGGACATGGCGCACTTCGCCGGTCTCGTGGCCGCTGGGCTGCATCCCTCGCCCGTGCCCTACGCGGACGTGGTCAGTTCGACCGTCCACAAGACCATCGGCGGCCCGCGCTCCGGCTTCATCGTGAGCCGCGACACCGAGCTCGCCAAGAAGCTCAACTCGAACGTCTTCCCCGGCCAGCAGGGCGGGCCGCTCATGCACGTGATCGCCGCGAAGGCGACCGCGTTCAAGCTCGCGGCGACGGAGGAGTTCAAGGACCGCCAGGAGCGGACCATCCGCGGTGCGAAGCTGCTCGCCGAGCGCCTGACCGCCGACGACTCCCGCGCCGCCGGTGTGGACGTGCTCACGGGCGGGACCGACGTGCACCTCGTGCTCGCCGACCTGCGCACGTCGGAGCTCGACGGCCAGCAGGCGGAGGACGTGCTGCACGAGGTCGGCATCACCGTGAACCGCAACGCCGTGCCGTTCGACCCGCGCCCGCCGATGGTGACCTCCGGTCTCCGCATCGGCACGCCGGCGCTCGCGACCCGTGGCTTCGGCGACACCGAGTTCACCGAGGTGGCCGACATCATCGCGCTGGCCCTGCGTCCGGGTGCGGACACCCGCGCGCTGCGTGCCCGCGTCGACGCGCTGACCGCGGCGTTCCCGCTCTACCCGGGCCTGACGCCGTCCGGCGGCGAGGCCGTCCAGGTCGAGCTGCCCTCCTCCATCTGA
- the galK gene encoding galactokinase, which translates to MTDLRTGVRDDFAEVFGREPDGVWSAPGRVNLIGEHTDYNLGFVLPFAINRRTVAAVGARDDRVIRVGSTFADEVVEISLDELAPEVLSGWSAYPLGVAWALGQFGADLAAVPGVDILLDSNVPVGAGLSSSAAIEGAVAVALNDLWRLGFDRRTLARVGQRAENVAVGAPTGIMDQSASLLGERDAAVFLDCRSLDSEVVPLGLEAAGLEILIIDTGVTHSHATGGYAERRASCEEGARILGVEALRDVSVADLDRARELMDDVTFRRVRHVVTEDQRVLDTVRTLREQGPTAIGELLDASHVSMRDDFEISVPELDLAVETAQANGAIGARMTGGGFGGSAIALVPTDALSRVLVALDGAFAEHGFGQPDLFTVQASEGARRES; encoded by the coding sequence ATGACCGACCTGCGCACGGGCGTCCGCGACGACTTCGCCGAGGTGTTCGGCCGCGAACCCGACGGCGTCTGGTCGGCGCCGGGCCGGGTCAACCTGATCGGCGAGCACACCGACTACAACCTGGGATTCGTCCTGCCGTTCGCGATCAACCGGCGCACCGTCGCCGCGGTCGGCGCGCGCGACGACCGCGTCATCCGCGTCGGGAGCACCTTCGCGGACGAGGTGGTCGAGATCTCGCTCGACGAGCTGGCGCCCGAGGTGCTCTCCGGCTGGTCGGCGTACCCCTTGGGCGTCGCCTGGGCCCTCGGCCAGTTCGGTGCCGACCTGGCCGCTGTGCCGGGCGTCGACATCCTGCTCGACTCCAACGTGCCCGTCGGCGCCGGCCTGTCGTCGTCCGCGGCGATCGAGGGCGCCGTGGCCGTGGCACTCAACGACCTGTGGCGTCTCGGGTTCGACCGCCGCACCCTCGCCCGGGTCGGCCAGCGCGCCGAGAACGTCGCGGTCGGTGCGCCGACCGGCATCATGGACCAGTCCGCGTCCCTCCTCGGCGAGCGTGACGCGGCCGTCTTCCTCGACTGCCGGTCGCTCGACTCCGAAGTCGTGCCCCTCGGGCTCGAGGCCGCCGGGCTCGAGATCCTCATCATCGACACGGGCGTGACGCACTCCCACGCCACCGGCGGGTACGCCGAGCGTCGGGCGTCATGCGAAGAGGGCGCGCGCATCCTGGGCGTCGAAGCGCTGCGGGATGTCTCGGTCGCCGACCTCGACCGCGCGCGCGAGCTGATGGACGACGTGACCTTCCGCCGTGTCCGTCACGTGGTCACGGAGGACCAGCGTGTGCTCGACACCGTTCGTACGCTCCGCGAGCAGGGGCCGACCGCGATCGGCGAACTGCTCGACGCCTCCCACGTGTCGATGCGCGACGACTTCGAGATCTCGGTGCCCGAGCTCGACCTCGCCGTGGAGACCGCGCAGGCGAACGGCGCGATCGGCGCGCGGATGACCGGCGGCGGATTCGGCGGCTCGGCCATCGCCCTCGTGCCGACGGACGCGCTCAGCCGCGTGCTCGTCGCGCTGGACGGCGCGTTCGCCGAGCACGGGTTCGGCCAGCCGGACCTGTTCACCGTGCAGGCGTCGGAGGGTGCGCGGCGCGAGAGCTGA
- a CDS encoding beta-N-acetylhexosaminidase, producing MVVPRPVSAEPSEGSPFVLAPTARISVAGPGADAVARLLRDALAADCSRDLAIVDEPPAFGDIAVVIAPGEGPHEDGSDSAEGYTLEVAAEGVRLGAATPAGAFWGVQTVRQLVPADCAGDPLTIEPVRVHDHPRYAYRGAMLDVARHFFTPAEVKRFIDAIVLLKVNHLHLHLTDDQGWRIHIDSWPELTRVGGSTGSDGSRGGFYTQDEFRDLVAYAAERHVTVVPELDMPGHTNAALASYPELNPDGVARPLYTGSDVGFSTLQTGDAVTRRFVRDVVREVAALTPGPLLHLGGDECLSTSPADFVAFVEEAARVVAENGKTPVGWHEMGKAGDLPAGTVGQYWDFTTPRERSAEYAVTFVRGGGSLILSPSDAAYLDIVYAEGDPIGQDWTGKPTTLRDAFAWDPARVIPGVGDAHILGVEAALWTETVTSIEEVEEMVLPRLAAVAEVGWSRAPADTEPVEAARDLDDFTERVAGLAEHWDAAGTRYRRVPEVPWRQVTGTR from the coding sequence GTGGTCGTGCCCCGCCCTGTCTCCGCCGAGCCGTCGGAGGGTTCGCCCTTCGTGCTCGCGCCGACCGCCCGCATCAGCGTCGCCGGGCCCGGAGCGGACGCCGTCGCACGGCTCCTCCGCGACGCCCTGGCCGCCGACTGCTCCCGCGACCTGGCGATCGTGGACGAGCCTCCCGCGTTCGGCGACATCGCCGTGGTGATCGCACCGGGCGAGGGTCCGCACGAGGACGGCTCGGACAGCGCGGAGGGCTACACGCTGGAGGTCGCCGCGGAGGGCGTGCGGCTCGGCGCGGCCACCCCAGCCGGCGCGTTCTGGGGTGTGCAGACGGTGCGCCAGCTGGTCCCGGCCGACTGCGCCGGCGACCCGCTGACGATCGAGCCCGTCCGCGTCCATGACCATCCCCGGTACGCGTACCGCGGGGCGATGCTGGATGTGGCGCGCCACTTCTTCACGCCGGCCGAGGTGAAGCGGTTCATCGACGCGATCGTCCTGCTCAAGGTCAACCACCTGCATCTGCACCTGACCGACGACCAGGGCTGGCGCATCCACATCGATTCGTGGCCGGAGCTGACCCGCGTCGGCGGCTCGACCGGCAGCGACGGCAGTCGCGGCGGGTTCTACACGCAGGACGAGTTCCGCGACCTCGTCGCCTACGCGGCCGAACGGCACGTCACCGTGGTCCCGGAGCTGGACATGCCGGGCCACACGAACGCGGCGCTCGCGTCGTATCCCGAGCTGAATCCCGACGGGGTCGCGCGCCCGCTCTACACCGGCTCGGACGTCGGCTTCAGCACGCTGCAGACCGGGGATGCGGTGACGCGCCGCTTCGTGCGCGACGTCGTCCGCGAGGTGGCCGCGCTCACGCCGGGACCTCTGCTGCACCTCGGCGGCGACGAGTGCCTGAGCACATCGCCGGCCGACTTCGTCGCGTTCGTTGAGGAGGCCGCGCGGGTCGTCGCCGAGAACGGCAAGACGCCGGTCGGCTGGCACGAGATGGGCAAGGCGGGCGACCTGCCGGCCGGGACGGTCGGGCAGTACTGGGACTTCACCACACCGCGCGAGCGCTCGGCCGAGTACGCGGTCACCTTCGTCCGCGGCGGCGGCTCCCTCATCCTCTCGCCCTCGGACGCCGCCTACCTCGACATCGTCTATGCGGAGGGCGACCCGATCGGCCAGGACTGGACCGGCAAGCCGACCACTCTGCGCGACGCGTTCGCGTGGGACCCGGCTCGCGTCATCCCGGGCGTCGGGGATGCGCACATCCTGGGCGTGGAGGCCGCGTTGTGGACGGAGACCGTGACCTCCATCGAGGAGGTCGAGGAGATGGTCCTCCCCCGGCTCGCGGCGGTGGCCGAGGTGGGGTGGTCTCGGGCGCCCGCCGACACCGAGCCCGTCGAAGCGGCGCGCGACCTCGACGACTTCACCGAGCGCGTCGCCGGGCTCGCCGAGCACTGGGATGCGGCGGGCACCCGCTACCGCCGCGTGCCCGAGGTGCCGTGGCGACAGGTCACGGGTACCCGATGA
- a CDS encoding SIS domain-containing protein, translating into MEGELRSQPETWATAAGLREEQSLLPAAGERIAVVGCGTSWFMAQSYAVLRESAGHGVTDAFAASEAFVDRDYDAVVAITRSGTTTEVLELLDGLRSSGNRARTVGIVGDPDTPLVSLVDVAIRLPFADEQSVVQTRFATTALALVRASLGHDLAPAIDQAAAAIEEELDDELVTADQYSFLGAGWTVGLAHEAALKMREASQSWTESYPAKEYRHGPIAIAAPGRVTWMLGEAPAGLSGDLAVTGARFEDRPIDGMADLVRAQRVALARARRAGLDPDSPRNLTRSVILPS; encoded by the coding sequence ATGGAGGGCGAGCTGCGGTCGCAGCCCGAGACCTGGGCGACCGCGGCCGGCCTGCGTGAGGAGCAGTCGCTGCTCCCCGCGGCCGGCGAGCGCATCGCCGTCGTCGGCTGCGGGACCTCGTGGTTCATGGCGCAGTCGTACGCGGTCCTGCGCGAGAGTGCCGGACACGGCGTCACCGACGCGTTCGCCGCCTCCGAGGCGTTCGTCGACCGCGACTACGACGCGGTCGTCGCCATCACCCGATCCGGGACGACGACCGAGGTGCTGGAACTGCTCGACGGCCTGCGCTCGTCGGGCAACCGGGCGCGCACCGTGGGGATCGTCGGCGACCCGGACACGCCTCTCGTGAGTCTGGTGGATGTCGCCATCCGGCTCCCGTTCGCCGACGAGCAGTCCGTCGTGCAGACCCGGTTCGCGACGACGGCGCTCGCCCTCGTCCGCGCCTCCCTCGGCCACGACCTCGCTCCCGCGATCGACCAGGCAGCCGCGGCGATCGAAGAGGAGCTGGACGACGAGCTCGTCACCGCCGACCAGTACTCGTTCCTCGGCGCGGGATGGACGGTCGGGCTCGCGCACGAGGCCGCCCTCAAGATGCGCGAGGCGTCGCAGTCGTGGACGGAGTCGTATCCCGCCAAGGAGTACCGCCACGGCCCGATCGCCATCGCCGCTCCCGGCCGCGTCACGTGGATGCTGGGCGAGGCTCCCGCAGGGCTCTCCGGCGACCTCGCCGTCACCGGAGCGCGCTTCGAGGACCGCCCGATCGACGGGATGGCCGACCTGGTGCGCGCGCAGCGGGTCGCCCTCGCTCGCGCCCGCCGCGCCGGCCTCGACCCCGACAGCCCCCGCAACCTCACTCGATCGGTCATCCTCCCCTCGTGA